The following proteins are co-located in the Amphiprion ocellaris isolate individual 3 ecotype Okinawa chromosome 7, ASM2253959v1, whole genome shotgun sequence genome:
- the LOC111570954 gene encoding olfactory receptor 52K1-like produces MIQKGCRFDPGLESSCGGVTEQDTELVSSHRHFVLDGFFELGALRPVLFVPFSIMFTISLLANSLLLYVVASHRSLHSPMCILIAGMACVDLSLPLFFIPNMLLSFLFDWRSISLIGCLLQMHLIHFVGAFQSTLLVWMALDRYFAICTPLGYHDCMTLPRFLEFIIPCLIRNFTLNTLMVGMAGGLVFCGGNVMNHCFCEHMALVKLACGNITVNSLLGLLTLFLVANFIFITISYIVIFVSVLHSGKSGTKALRTCVTHIVVMVVSLMVALIAYLSYRIRNSLPAAIQVFFSTMYLLFPSCFSPIIYGIPTTEIRQHILNMLTCCRRFHALTYS; encoded by the exons ATGATACAGAAG GGTTGCCGGTTTGATCCTggcctggagagctcatgtGGAGGTGTCACTGAGCAAGACACCGAACTCGTCTCCTCGCACCGACACTTCGTCCTGGACGGATTCTTCGAGCTCGGAGCGCTGAGGCCGGTTCTCTTCGTTCCGTTCTCGATCATGTTCACCATATCGCTGTTGGCAAACTCCTTGCTGCTGTACGTCGTGGCCTCCCATAGAAGCCTCCACTCGCCGATGTGCATCCTGATCGCCGGTATGGCCTGCGTCGACCTGAGCCTCCCGCTGTTCTTCATCCCCAACATGCTGCTGAGCTTCCTGTTTGACTGGAGGAGCatctctctgattggctgcctgcTTCAGATGCACCTCATTCACTTCGTGGGAGCGTTTCAGTCCACGCTGCTGGTGTGGATGGCACTCGACCGCTACTTTGCCATCTGCACGCCGCTCGGCTACCACGACTGCATGACGCTGCCGAGGTTCCTCGAGTTCATAATCCCATGTTTGATCAGGAACTTCACGTTGAACACGCTGATGGTGGGTATGGCGGGTGGGCTGGTGTTCTGTGGAGGGAACGTCATGAACCACTGTTTCTGTGAACACATGGCTTTGGTCAAGCTCGCATGTGGAAACATCACCGTCAACAGCCTGTTGGGACTGCTCACCCTCTTCCTCGTCGccaacttcatcttcatcaccatCTCCTACATTGTCATTTTCGTCTCTGTGTTGCATTCAGGAAAATCGGGCACCAAAGCTCTTCGCACCTGTGTCACTCACATCGTGGTGATGGTAGTCAGCCTGATGGTGGCGCTCATCGCCTACCTGTCCTACCGGATCAGAAACAGCCTCCCAGCGGCCATCCAGGTTTTCTTCAGCACCATGTACCTGCTGTTCCCGAGCTGCTTCAGCCCAATAATCTACGGCATCCCAACCACCGAGATTCGACAGCACATTCTCAACATGCTGACCTGCTGTCGACGTTTCCACGCTCTCACTTATTCctaa
- the LOC111570957 gene encoding olfactory receptor 10R2-like, whose product MMTINSTQVSYFVLGAYLDTGMFKYLCFMIILCLYVLIISANVFLIVIICMNRSLHEPMYLFLVSLFANELYGSTGLFPLLLVQILSDVHTVSYSLCFLQIFCLYSYVCVEFLNLAVMSYDRYLAICHPLQYKTSMTSKKVATLIALAWLFPSLMIVVLISLSAPLQLCGNIINKVTCGNYAIVKLTCTETRINNIYGLIHTIISIITPLILILYTYMRILKVCFSGCKQSRQKAVSTCTPHLASILNFSFGCCFQIVQSRFYVSSVPSMLDIILSLYFLTCQPLFTPLLYGLKMSNIRILCQQLLFGEV is encoded by the coding sequence ATGATGACGATCAACTCCACACAGGTTTCATATTTTGTACTCGGTGCCTATTTAGACACTggcatgtttaaatatttatgttttatgattattttgtgtctgtatgtttTGATTATCAGTGCTAACGTGTTTCTCATTGTGATTATCTGCATGAACAGAAGCCTCCATGAGCCCATGTACCTGTTTCTGGTCAGCCTGTTTGCTAATGAACTGTATGGTAGTACAGGGTTGTTTCCACTCCTGCTGGTTCAGATCCTGTCTGACGTTCACACTGTTTCTTATTCGCTTTGTTTCCTGCAGATATTCTGTCTTTATTCTTACGTTTGTGTGGAGTTTTTAAACCTGGCTGTCATGTCTTACGACAGATATCTCGCTATCTGTCATCCTCTGCAGTATAAAACGAGTATGACGTCAAAGAAGGTGGCCACGCTTATAGCTCTAGCATGGTTGTTCCCTTCTCTTATGATTGTAGTTTTGATTTCACTGAGTGCACCTCTGCAGCTGTGTGGGAACATCATTAACAAAGTCACCTGTGGAAACTACGCTATAGTTAAACTGACCTGTACCGAAACCAGAATCAACAACATCTATGGACTCATTCACACCATCATCTCGATCATCACTCCTCTAATTTTAATCCTCTACACCTACATGAGGATCCTCAAAGTGTGCTTTTCCGGCTGTaagcagagcagacagaaagCCGTCAGCACCTGCACACCTCACCTGGCTTCCATCCTGAACTTTTCTTTTGGTTGCTGTTTTCAAATAGTCCAGAGCAGGTTTTATGTGAGCAGCGTGCCCAGTATGTTGGACATCATACTATCGTTGTACTTCCTCACATGCCAGCCGCTCTTCACCCCGCTGCTGTACGGGCTGAAAATGAGCAACATCCGCATTTTGTGTCAACAGCTGTTGTTTGGTGAAGTGTAG
- the LOC111570953 gene encoding olfactory receptor 11A1-like, producing the protein MSRSNRIMINSTQDSFFTLSAYVDIGIFKYLCFLIVLAVYIATICANVLIIVTICITRSLHEPMYLFLVSLFANELYGSTGLFPFLLVQILSDVHTISYSLCFLQVFCLYSYAMIEFLTIAVMSYDRHLAICYPLQYKTRMTFNKIMFLIALTWAYAFFIMVLMGYCLAGRLQLCGNIINKVYCDNYYIVRLACSDTTVNNVFGLFNMFTVIFGLIVFILYTYLRILKVCFSGSKQTRQKAVSTCIPHLVSLVNFSCGTFFEIVQSRFDMSSVPNVLRVFLSLYFLTCQPLFNPVLYGLRMSKIHATCKILLVGKKETTKNNKHDKCRAVM; encoded by the coding sequence ATGTCAAGAAGCAACAGGATCATGATCAACTCCACACAGGATTCATTTTTCACACTGAGTGCCTACGTTGACATTGGGATTTTCAAATACTTGTGCTTCCTGATTGTTCTGGCTGTTTATATTGCAACTATCTGTGCTAACGTTTTAATCATTGTGACTATCTGCATTACCAGAAGCCTCCATGAGCCCATGTACCTGTTTCTGGTCAGCCTGTTTGCTAATGAACTGTATGGTAGTACAGGGTTGTTTCCATTCCTGCTGGTTCAGATCCTCTCTGACGTTCACACCATTTCTTATTCACtctgtttcctgcaggttttctgTCTGTACTCTTATGCAATGATTGAATTTCTGACCATAGCTGTCATGTCTTATGACAGACATCTCGCCATCTGTTATCCTCTACAATATAAAACACGCATGACGTTTAACAAGATTATGTTTCTAATTGCTTTAACGTGGGCATATGCATTTTTTATCATGGTTTTAATGGGGTATTGCCTGGCTGGCCGTTTGCAGCTGTGTGGGAACATCATCAACAAAGTGTATTGTGACAACTATTATATTGTCAGACTGGCCTGCTCTGACACCACGGTCAACAACGTGTTTGGACTCTTTAACATGTTCACTGTCATCTTTGGTCTGATTGTTTTTATCCTGTACACTTATCTGAGGATCCTTAAGGTGTGTTTTTCTGGCAGTAAACAGACCAGACAGAAAGCCGTCAGCACCTGTATACCTCACCTGGTTTCCCTCGTCAACTTCTCCTGTGGGACTTTCTTTGAAATAGTACAGAGCAGGTTTGATATGAGCAGTGTACCCAATGTGCTGCGAGTTTTCTTATCATTATACTTCCTCACGTGTCAGCCGCTCTTCAACCCAGTACTGTACGGGCTCAGGATGTCCAAAATACACGCCACATGTAAAATTCTTCTTGTtggtaaaaaagaaacaaccaaaaacaacaaacatgataAGTGCAGAGCAGTAATGTGA
- the LOC111570951 gene encoding olfactory receptor 11A1-like, with the protein MMMNSTQVSHFTLAAYFDTGVFKYLYFLIILTVYVLIISANVLLIVIICMNRSLHEPMYLFLVSLFVNQLYGSALLFPFLLVQILSDIHTVSAAVCFLQIFCLHSYAGVEFFNLAVMSYDRYLAICYPLQYNTHMSCKRVAFLIAASWFPPFLILATQTPLTFSLQLCGNIINKVYCHNYSIVKLACSDTTVNNIYGLFTSWITLISLLTLILYTYTKILRVCFSGSKQTRQKALSTCTPHLASLLNFFFGCMFEVVQSRFNMNSVPSMLRIFLSLYFLTCQPFFNPVLYGLKLSKIRHACKSLFSVK; encoded by the coding sequence atgatgatgaactcCACACAGGTTTCACATTTCACTCTTGCTGCCTACTTTGATACTGGAGTTTTTAAATACTTATATTTCCTGATTATTCTGACTGTTTATGTTTTAATCATCAGTGCTAATGTGCTTCTCATTGTGATTATCTGCATGAACAGAAGCTTACATGAGCCCATGTACCTGTTTCTGGTCAGCCTGTTTGTAAATCAACTGTATGGTAGTGCGTTGTTGTTTCCATTCCTGCTGGTTCAGATCCTCTCTGATATTCAcactgtttctgcagctgtttgttttttgcagattttctgtttacatTCATATGCTGGTGTCGAGTTTTTTAACTTGGCTGTTATGTCTTATGACAGGTATCTTGCTATCTGTTATCCTCTGCAATATAACACACACATGTCATGTAAGAGAGTTGCTTTTCTGATTGCTGCCTCTTGGTTTCCTCCTTTTCTTATATTAGCTACCCAAACACCTTTGACTTTCTCTTTACAGCTGTGTGGAAACATCATTAACAAAGTGTACTGTCACAACTATTCCATAGTTAAACTGGCCTGTTCCGACACTACAGTCAACAACATCTATGGACTCTTTACATCATGGATCACATTAATTAGTCTTTTAACTTTAATTCTTTACACCTACACAAAGATCCTCAgagtgtgtttttctggttcCAAACAGACCAGACAGAAAGCTCTCAGCACCTGCACACCTCACTTGGCTTCTCTGCTCAACTTCTTTTTTGGTTGTATGTTTGAGGTTGTACAGAGCAGGTTCAACATGAACAGTGTGCCGAGTATGCTGCGTATATTTTTGTCCTTGTATTTTCTAACATGCCAGCCGTTCTTCAACCCTGTACTGTATGGactgaaattgtccaaaatccgTCATGCGTGCAAAAGTCTGTTTTCTGTGAAGTGA
- the LOC111570958 gene encoding olfactory receptor 490-like codes for MMRNFTQVSYFTLGAYYETELFKYLYFLIVLALYVAIVSANVFLIVIICMNRSLHEPMYLFLVSLFANELYGSTGLFPFLLVQILSDVHTVSYSICLLQVFCLYSYGGIEFLTLAIMSYDRYLAICNPLQYNTRMTFNKIVMLTALIWIYPLFINAVITYGLTGSLQLCGNIINKVYCDNYYIVKLGCSDITVNNVFGLVHMFTVIFGLVMLILYTYMRILKVCFSGSKQTRQKAFSTCTPHLASLLNFACGAFFEIVQGRFNMTSLPNLLRIVLSLYWLTCQPLISPLMYGLKLSKIRIVCKTLLFGRKM; via the coding sequence ATGATGAGAAACTTCACACAGGTTTCATATTTCACCCTCGGTGCCTACTACGAAACTGAACTCTTTAAATACTTGTACTTCCTGATTGTTCTGGCTCTTTATGTTGCAATCGTCAGTGCTAACGTGTTTCTCATTGTGATTATCTGCATGAACAGAAGCCTCCATGAGCCCATGTACCTGTTTCTGGTCAGCCTGTTTGCTAATGAACTGTATGGTAGTACAGGGTTGTTTCCATTCCTGCTGGTTCAGATCCTCTCTGATGTTCACACTGTTTCTTATTCGATCTGTTTACTGCAGGTTTTCTGTCTGTATTCATATGGAGGTATAGAATTTTTGACTTTAGCCATCATGTCCTATGACAGATATCTCGCCATCTGTAATCCTCTGCAATATAACACACGTATGACCTTTAATAAGATCGTCATGCTCACTGCTCTGATATGGATCTACCCTTTGTTTATCAATGCTGTTATAACCTACGGTCTGACTGGCAGTTTGCAGCTGTGTGGGAACATCATCAACAAAGTGTACTGTGACAACTATTATATTGTGAAACTGGGCTGTTCTGACATCACGGTCAATAACGTGTTTGGACTGGTTCACATGTTCACGGTCATCTTTGGTCTGGTCATGTTAATCCTTTACACCTACATGAGGATCCTTAAGGTGTGTTTTTCTGGCAGTAAACAGACCAGACAGAAAGCCTTCAGCACCTGCACGCCTCACCTGGCTTCTCTGCTCAACTTCGCCTGTGGGGCTTTCTTTGAGATCGTGCAGGGCAGGTTTAATATGACCAGTTTACCCAACTTGTTGCGTATTGTCCTGTCCCTCTACTGGCTCACATGTCAGCCACTCATCAGCCCCTTAATGTACGGCctgaaactgtccaaaatacGCATTGTATGTAAAACTCTGCTCTTTGGGAGGAAAATGTGA